In Thermoplasmata archaeon, the following proteins share a genomic window:
- the glgA gene encoding glycogen synthase has product MKVCILSLEYPPNVYGGVGHHVAAMASALSRHIDVEVRTLWVPGARGERGVRRYGKEFWGRGAGAGRGKLPAAVRSSGGGGGSARRRRSCPDGGRMVPRAVTYSASPPSHQPALDALRLDIELVSDPMDCDIVHSHTWYMNLAGALAKKLYGIPAVATVHSLEPLRPWKAEQLGRGYELSKWMEREGLLACDRVIAVSEGMKRDITRCYPIPPSKISVVHNGIDPRVFRPSQDMRVLKRCGVGRPYVLFVGRLTRQKGVQVLVEASRGFPPGTQTVLATGRPDEPGIVAELAGLLKGRRDVVWLNRALDRRELVALYSSASVSVTPSLYEPFGLVVLEAMACGSPVVASRVGGIPEIVEDGRSGFLVPPGDSRALAEAVSRLLGDEELRERFARRARERVERRFTWDIAARKTLDIYRRLCGRV; this is encoded by the coding sequence ATGAAGGTCTGCATCCTCTCACTCGAGTACCCGCCCAACGTCTACGGCGGCGTCGGCCACCACGTCGCGGCGATGGCCTCCGCCCTCTCGAGGCATATTGATGTGGAGGTCAGGACGCTCTGGGTCCCCGGGGCGCGCGGGGAGAGGGGAGTGAGGAGATACGGAAAGGAGTTCTGGGGGCGCGGAGCCGGAGCGGGGCGAGGAAAGCTGCCCGCGGCTGTCAGGAGCTCCGGCGGTGGTGGCGGGAGCGCGCGGAGGAGGCGCTCCTGTCCCGACGGGGGACGGATGGTGCCGAGAGCGGTGACGTACTCCGCCAGCCCGCCTTCCCATCAGCCCGCCCTCGACGCCCTCAGGCTGGACATCGAGCTCGTCTCCGACCCGATGGACTGCGACATCGTCCACTCGCACACATGGTACATGAACCTCGCGGGCGCGCTCGCGAAGAAGCTCTACGGAATTCCGGCGGTCGCGACCGTCCACAGTCTGGAGCCCCTGAGGCCCTGGAAGGCCGAGCAGCTAGGCCGCGGCTACGAGCTGAGCAAATGGATGGAGCGGGAGGGCCTGCTCGCCTGCGACCGAGTCATTGCCGTTTCCGAGGGAATGAAAAGGGACATAACGAGGTGCTACCCCATCCCCCCCTCAAAAATATCGGTCGTGCACAACGGCATCGACCCGCGCGTTTTCAGGCCCTCGCAGGACATGAGGGTCCTGAAAAGGTGCGGCGTCGGGAGGCCCTACGTCCTCTTCGTCGGCAGGCTGACCCGCCAGAAGGGCGTTCAGGTGCTGGTTGAGGCCTCCCGGGGCTTCCCGCCCGGGACTCAGACGGTCCTCGCCACGGGCAGGCCCGACGAGCCCGGCATAGTGGCCGAGCTGGCGGGGTTGCTGAAGGGAAGGAGGGACGTCGTCTGGCTCAACCGCGCGCTCGACAGGAGGGAGCTCGTGGCCCTCTACTCATCCGCGTCGGTCTCGGTGACCCCCTCGCTCTACGAGCCCTTCGGCCTCGTTGTTCTGGAGGCGATGGCCTGCGGGTCTCCCGTGGTCGCGTCTCGCGTCGGCGGAATTCCCGAAATCGTCGAGGACGGGAGGAGCGGCTTCCTCGTCCCTCCCGGGGACTCGCGCGCGCTCGCGGAAGCGGTCAGCCGCCTCCTCGGCGACGAAGAGCTGAGGGAAAGATTCGCGCGACGAGCGAGGGAGAGGGTGGAGAGGCGATTCACATGGGACATCGCTGCAAGGAAGACCCTCGACATCTATAGGCGGCTCTGCGGGAGGGTCTGA